The following are encoded in a window of Salmo trutta chromosome 27, fSalTru1.1, whole genome shotgun sequence genomic DNA:
- the LOC115164765 gene encoding N-acylethanolamine-hydrolyzing acid amidase — MLSTLLLLSLVVSCESDFAPAVVNVSLDDPPEVRWASLFKVFDVDYLVKAGAEVIDATVPKWVHHAITPIVEALEKYVPPPYAGEIRGMASYFRGSLSDVILLNFAYEISAFCTSIVAQDTSGRLYHGRNLDYPHDILRNLTINVLFLKNGTVAYRGTSFAGYVGLWTGQSPNKFTVSGDQRGEDHWWNWWKNWVSAFLLKRSPVSWLVRETLEEAADFQDAVMRLSKIPIITSVYYIVAGVKPGEGVVVTRDRKGPADIWPLEPLNGGWFRVETNFDHWLPPPAKDHRRDAANKALNATGQDNINMDTMYKVLSMNPVCNRITVFTTTMSAASPEKYNTEVRPEGCHSNE, encoded by the exons ATGTTGTCAACATTGCTCCTGCTCAGTCTGGTCGTTTCATGTGAGTCAGACTTCGCTCCAGCTGTGGTCAACGTCAGCTTGGATGATCCCCCAGAAGTGCGATGGGCGTCTCTATTTAAAGTTTTTGATGTCGACTACCTGGTGAAAGCAGGTGCTGAAGTGATTGA TGCCACCGTTCCAAAATGGGTGCATCATGCGATAACTCCGATTGTGGAGGCCTTGGAGAAGTATGTACCTCCTCCATACGCAGGGGAGATCAGAGGAATGGCCTCATATTTTCGAGGGAGCCTTTCCGATGTCATCCTTCTCAACTTTGCCTATGAAATATCAGC GTTTTGCACTAGTATTGTAGCTCAGGACACAAGTGGACGTTTGTATCATGGCAGGAACCTTGATTACCCACATGATATTCTCCGGAATCTCACCATCAATGTTCTCTTTCTGAAAAATGGAACG GTGGCTTATCGTGGTACGTCTTTTGCTGGCTATGTCGGGCTGTGGACCGGACAGAGTCCAAATAAATTCACAGTCTCTGGTGACCAGCGTG GTGAAGACCACTGGTGGAATTGGTGGAAGAATTGGGTCTCTGCTTTCCTGCTGAAAAGATCTCCAGTCAGCTGGCTGGTGAGAGAG ACGTTGGAGGAAGCAGCAGACTTTCAGGATGCTGTGATGCGGCTGTCCAAGATCCCAATCATCACAAGTGTGTACTACATCGTTGCCGGGGTAAAGCCTGGGGAAGGAGTGGTGGTCACCAGGGACAGGAAGGGCCCAGCTGATATCTGGCCACTGGAACCCTTAAATGGAGG GTGGTTCAGAGTAGAGACCAACTTCGATCACTGGCTGCCGCCTCCTGCAAAGGATCATCGCAG AGATGCAGCCAACAAAGCATTAAATGCAACTGGTCAAGATAATATCAATATGGATACAATGTATAAG GTCCTGTCAATGAACCCAGTATGTAACAG GATTACTGTTTTCACAACAACAATGAGTGCAGCCAGCCCTGAGAAATACAACACAGAGGTCAGACCAGAG GGCTGCCATAGCAATGAATAA